The DNA segment ACATAATCTACTCCACTTTCTTGGCTCCTTAGGTGATTTTTCTCAAACAATATACCTGCCTAAATCTCTCAATAAGTCATGCATATGAATCAAATCCATATTTAATGGTTATGAGTGATCTGTCAATTAGAACTTGAAAGCCATTTCAAGATGAAATCCACGAAAATGGATAACTTCCATCAAATATTGCACTGGCTGTAAGTAGAATAAGCAAGCAATATCCAAAAATATTTCCTTCTCAATATCCTCCAACTCATCAAAACTTATTTGCAGTACATCATCCATAATGTTTTTACTATAATTTCTCTTAACCTAACAGATGCACTTCTCCACTATGAAACATCTCGATCAAACAAAGATGAGTGCAATACTTCAATTGCTAAGGAATGACCATGGGCATGTGATAGTACGTCATAAGCCAACTTCTCATAACCACTCGTAACATAATTACTTTTGAAAGCATTTCTACAAAACAACTAAACCACATGTTCGCGGTCCAATGCTAGACTTGGTAAACATCATCCTTCATATAATTTCCTCTTCTCTCTCTGAAACATCTCGTCCAAACACGGATGAGCCCAATACTTCAATTGCTACGGAATGGCCTTGGGCATGTGATAATACATCACAAGTCAACCTTTTATAATCACTCATAGCATAATTACTTTTGAAAGCATTTTTGCAAAACAATTGAACAACATGTTCTTGATCTAAAGTCTGGACTTGGTAAACATCATCTACTCCATGTCTCCTCAATATAATTATCCCTAGAAATTATGATGATTATGCTCCCTCCACCTAGGCATTCACGTAACAAAGTACATCTACTACCTGTAAACATCTTTAGTTGTTCAACTTGATCAACATTATTAAGAACTATCCATGCCCTTGCATAGATTGCAAATCTCTAAACTTTTTTCATTCAAAGATTCACAAAGTAATTGTTTTTGTAAGCCCAATACACCAAAATCTTGATAAATTTTGCTTACATCatcaataaaacaacaaaaatcataTTGATGAGAGATTTCTACATAAAAAGCATGACCAATTGTTGTTTTTCCTATTCCACCCATCCTACTAATTCCCACAAGTTGAATGTCATTAACAGACCCCAAACGTAAAAGCTTTGCTAATTCTTCAACACGAGATTCCATCTCAACTAGATCATCATTTGGAAGACTGGAAAATTTGTGACCCAACATATTTGTTATTATCTTTTCAACAATATCTTCAAGCTCTGCATATTGTAGCCTGAATGAACATTTAATGAAAATCAAGAATGTCAAATAATCACCAAACCCTAGAGAACCAAAACAGAATGTACATGCATAGAAGCAAATAAGAAGCAAGAACAGAGTATTTCTTCCCTTTTAAATACTATTTGCATTAAACATGTATAAATTTCCAACCCAATTTCCATCCTAGCTCTTCAACAAATCTCTCAAGTTTAAAAAGGGGTAATAAATCGTAGAAAACTACGAGTAAGAAAGGATGAAATACATGCAAATAATGATATGACTAAGCGTATATATATGTAATTGTAATATAACAAATTAAGATACATAATCAAATGAGAGAGAGGTTACTTATTTCGAATAGTTGAGAAAGCATAGTTGATTGAGAAGACCACAATAGTGCATTTTCTACCAAGAGCTTGAAAAAGAAAACCGGTGAAGCTGGTGTGTATGTCTTCACCGCGGAAGCTCACGAACACGTCGTGTGTCATTATAGCATGAAATGGAGAAGAGCTGCAACGGATTGTGGTCTTGGAAACCATTGCAATCGCAAAAAGTGGAAGCAAAAAATGATGTGCTGATACAGCGAAGGTTAAATTAGATTTTTAGgtctcttatttaattttatcctcaatttttttagatttaattttatttttaaatttttaaaactaatttaattttatcatctaaatattaaaaatagactattttaaaaatatatataaatttagtaagaatttaaaattatttaatgaatatttaaaattgtcataaaatataaactttttgtcaTTTAATCTAAAGgactaaattaaattcatttaaaaaattaaattaaactctaaaaatagactaaattcaacctaaataataaattaaaagattatcTACAAAAGCGTGGGCACGTTAGAATCACTAAATTCACAAGGATACAAGGTTTGTCATATACTAGAATCCTTATTCATAGCTTTTATAGTTCTCTctcttagagtgtgtttggatgaaagaatttaaaattctgagaaattttaaattctaataatttcaaatactttaattgaaattcttttattttcaaaattttgtgtttggataaaaaaaaagttaaaattatgagggtgaaaaaaaatgaatgaaaaaaaaatatgattggtgtGTTAGTTATGCGTGTTTCTCTACGCTCAGACCCCATCGATGTTCCACAATCTCATAttgtgtttcttgaagaagactgtaagaagagaatttcaatttctcatcatttaaaaggaaattgaaattccagatttttagttgttttaaattctgttttaaaattccaaaattttaaattcttcacaaaaaacatccaaacaatgaattttaaattacagaaattcaaattctctgataaattactttcctcaattaaaattttctatccaaacaatgaattttccttctttattatttttttcttttcatgttttctacattctttctttcttctttccttttttatgtttttctttcttttaatattatttcttttttatatttttttgtattttttatttttatgtttttacttctttgtatttattatttaaacttatttttattaatattatattgttattataatatataaataatattcatatcttaaacaataatattataaatataaaaaaattgtttaaaatcattaattttggaaAGTTTCActtctcatttaatattttatcccctaatttagaaatgagacccacaaaatttacaattttaaataaatttaagtcaTTCACtaaaaagtgttaaaaaaaagtgttagaaAAAATATCACTAAGAGTATCTATAATGCATAATTGCTTAAATGAactatttatctaaaatttatgaACCCTAACTTAAGTCACTTAAGCAAAATTTAagagtatttaaaatttacacAAATTTTACTTCAATATTTAAGTTATTAGAATGAGTGTTTAACTTAagtcattaaattttgtaattgaatttttttctttaattggtATGAATGAATTAAGCAACACTTGTTTATATAACCTAAGTAACTCACTTAAGCaacacattttcaaatcatttgttCCAATAGTAAAAATTACTtaagtaatattaattaattttaaacaactcatgaaacacttgcaaaaaaagattaaaaaaatcttctcattctattttgattttgcagtaaattgttgtgtaatttttatcatatttataataatatgagatatataatgataattatcaaaagaaataaataaaatatttattcatttaagaacatgaaatttttataccttcattttataaaattggtatttttataaaatagacaataattagatataaaaactataaatatcatatatatgtagagagagagagatattatcataatttaattatttgaactaACTTAATTTGATGTTATCAAATTGGTTCGATTTGGATtggatataaaaaatttcaaaactcaaatcaatcaaacaaattaaatatgatcCGTTCAAAATTGGTTTCTCCCTAAATCCAAATccaacaaattataattatttttttctcaaaataatgttttttttttctatttgaacCAACCCAATCCATGAcctgattaaatatatttaattttagattcatatatttttgtaatattaagtgtcttaattttatcatattcatggtATAGTTTTTTCTATCATATTTTGAGAAGTTAAAGACACTAAACTTTCTCCTAGTTAATAGTTATATTAGCAAAAAAGTGATTAAAACAAAGTTCTAAGTAATGAAAATGTAAGATAAATGGTAAAATATGTAAGCATATAAAGCATTTATCAGTCAACATTTGAGATAGGATTTGGAAAGTCTACGTCTCCTACATCTCTAGACATTCGTCAAGAGATTAACAGCGTGTCTTCTTTTTTGAATGAGGATGTTGCGAATAGTTTCACTTGGAGTAATTGTTTGTCTAGTAATTATACTACTAGATCTAGATATAGGTGGCTCTTGGATAAGAATTTTGGCCAACATGTCTTGTGAAGTTAGCTTTGGGAGTTCTAGCTTCCAAAAAATATGTAATGCAATCGTCGAGAATTAAATAGTATAATATAGGAAGATTTTTTGTCCAtactaaataaaacaaaaaaacattttttttatgcaattcaaagtttcctttccttccttattaggaataatattttttttatccattttattccctttcacacaaaaaaaaaagaatagatgTCTTTTTTTTTGGAGGGGGGGGGGTGGATCCATCGGTGTAGAagtaagcttcatgatgatgaatcaaattgattcaagtagttttgatgatgacaaaaagtccaaaaaataatttcaagattgATTTCACGAGAAgcaatcaagaagattcaagaatcaagagaagtttgatttcaagattcaagagaagatgaattcaagattcaagagaagaaatcaagaagacttcacaagggaagtattgaaaagatttttcaaaaaacaaacatagcacagttttgtttttcaaaagagtttttctcaaaattttcta comes from the Glycine soja cultivar W05 chromosome 6, ASM419377v2, whole genome shotgun sequence genome and includes:
- the LOC114416849 gene encoding disease resistance protein RML1B-like; amino-acid sequence: MVSKTTIRCSSSPFHAIMTHDVFVSFRGEDIHTSFTGFLFQALGRKCTIVVFSINYAFSTIRNKLQYAELEDIVEKIITNMLGHKFSSLPNDDLVEMESRVEELAKLLRLGSVNDIQLVGISRMGGIGKTTIGHAFYVEISHQYDFCCFIDDVSKIYQDFGVLGLQKQLLCESLNEKSLEICNLCKGMDSS